A stretch of the Pan troglodytes isolate AG18354 chromosome 20, NHGRI_mPanTro3-v2.0_pri, whole genome shotgun sequence genome encodes the following:
- the VRK3 gene encoding inactive serine/threonine-protein kinase VRK3 (The RefSeq protein has 1 substitution compared to this genomic sequence) — protein MISFCPDCGKSIQAAFKFCPYCGNSLPVEEHVGSQTFVSPHVSSFQGSKRGLNSSFEISPKKVKWSSTVTSPRLSLFPDGDSSESEDPLSSSERSKGSGSRPPTPKSSPQKTRKSPQVTRGSPQKTSCSPQKTRQSPQTLKRSRVTTSLEALPTGTVLTDKSGQQWELKSLQTRDNQGILYEAAPTSALTCDSGPQKQKFSLKLDAKDGRLFNEQNFFQRAAKPLQVNKWKKLYSTPLLAIPTCMGFGVHQDKYRFLVLPSLGRSLQSALDVSPKHVLSERSVLQVACRLLDALEFLHENEYVHGNVTAENIFVDPEDRSQVTLAGYGFAFRYCPSGKHVAYVEGSRSPHEGDLEFISMDLHKGCGPSRRSDLQSLGYCMLKWLYGFLPWTNCLPNTEDIMKQKQKFVDKPGPFVGPCGHWIRPSETLQKYLKVVMALTYEEKPPYAMLRNTLEALLQDLRVSPYDPIGLPMVP, from the exons ATGATCTCCTTCTGTCCAGACTGTGGCAAAAGTATCCAAGCAGCATTCAAATTCTGCCCCTACTGTGGAAATTCTTTGCCTGTAGAGGAGCATGTAGGGTCCCAGACCTTTGTCAGTCCACATGTGTCATCCTTCCAAG GCTCAAAGAGAGGGCTGAACTCCAGTTTTGAAATCTCTCCTAAGAAAGTGAAATGGTCCAGCACCGTCACCTCTCCCCGATTATCCCTCTTCTCAGATGGTGACAGTTCTGAGTCTGAAGATCCTCTGAGTTCCTCTGAGAGATCCAAAG GCTCCGGGAGCAGACCCCCAACCCCCAAAAGCAGCCCTCAGAAGACCAGGAAGAGCCCTCAGGTGACCAGGGGTAGCCCTCAGAAGACCAGCTGCAGCCCTCAGAAGACCAGACAGAGCCCTCAGACGCTGAAGCGGAGCCGAGTGACCACCTCACTTGAAGCTTTGCCCACAGGGACAGTGCTGACAGACAAGAGTGGGCAACAGTGGGAGCTGAAGTCCCTCCAGACCAGGGACAACCAGGGCATTCTCTATGAAG CTGCACCCACCTCCGCCCTCACCTGTGACTCAGGACCACAGAAGCAAAAGTTCTCGCTCAAACTG GATGCCAAGGATGGGCGCTTGTTCAATGAGCAGAACTTCTTCCAGCGGGCCGCCAAGCCTCTGCAAG TCAACAAGTGGAAGAAGCTGTACTCGACCCCACTGCTGGCCATCCCTACCTGCATGGGTTTCGGTGTTCACCAGGACAAATACAG GTTCTTGGTGTTACCCAGCCTGGGGAGGAGCCTTCAGTCGGCCCTGGATGTCAGCCCAAAGCATGTGCTGTCAGAGAGGTCTGTGCTGCAGGTGGCCTGCCGGCTG CTGGATGCCCTGGAGTTCCTCCATGAGAATGAGTATGTTCATGGAAATGTGACAGCTGAAAATATCTTTGTGGATCCAGAGGACCGGAGTCAG GTGACTTTGGCAGGCTATGGCTTCGCCTTCCGCTATTGCCCAAGTGGCAAACACGTGGCCTACGTGGAAGGCAGCAGGAGCCCTCATGAGGGGGACCTTGAGTTCATTAGCATGGACCTGCACAAGGGATGCG GGCCCTCCCGCCGCAGCGACCTCCAGAGCCTGGGCTACTGCATGCTGAAGTGGCTCTACGGGTTTCTGCCATGGACAAATTGCCTTCCCAACACTGAGGACATCATGAAGCAAAAACAGAA GTTTGTTGATAAGCCGGGGCCCTTTGTGGGACCCTGCGGTCACTGGATCAGGCCCTCAG AGACCCTGCAGAAGTACCTGAAGGTGGTGATGGCCCTCACGTATGAGGAGAAGCCGCCCTACGCCATGCTGAGGAACACCCTAGAAGCTTTGCTGCAGGATCTGCGTGTGTCTCCATATGACCCCATTGGCCTCCCGATGGTGCCCTAG
- the VRK3 gene encoding inactive serine/threonine-protein kinase VRK3 isoform X1: MISFCPDCGKSIQAAFKFCPYCGNSLPVEEHVGSQTFVSPHVSSFQGSKRGLNSSFEISPKKVKWSSTVTSPRLSLFSDGDSSESEDPLSSSERSKGSGSRPPTPKSSPQKTRKSPQVTRGSPQKTSCSPQKTRQSPQTLKRSRVTTSLEALPTGTVLTDKSGQQWELKSLQTRDNQGILYEAAPTSALTCDSGPQKQKFSLKLDAKDGRLFNEQNFFQRAAKPLQVNKWKKLYSTPLLAIPTCMGFGVHQDKYRFLVLPSLGRSLQSALDVSPKHVLSERSVLQVACRLLDALEFLHENEYVHGNVTAENIFVDPEDRSQVTLAGYGFAFRYCPSGKHVAYVEGSRSPHEGDLEFISMDLHKGCGPSRRSDLQSLGYCMLKWLYGFLPWTNCLPNTEDIMKQKQKFVDKPGPFVGPCGHWIRPSETLQKYLKVVMALTYEEKPPYAMLRNTLEALLQDLRVSPYDPIGLPMVP; the protein is encoded by the exons ATGATCTCCTTCTGTCCAGACTGTGGCAAAAGTATCCAAGCAGCATTCAAATTCTGCCCCTACTGTGGAAATTCTTTGCCTGTAGAGGAGCATGTAGGGTCCCAGACCTTTGTCAGTCCACATGTGTCATCCTTCCAAG GCTCAAAGAGAGGGCTGAACTCCAGTTTTGAAATCTCTCCTAAGAAAGTGAAATGGTCCAGCACCGTCACCTCTCCCCGATTATCCCTCTTCTCAGATGGTGACAGTTCTGAGTCTGAAGATCCTCTGAGTTCCTCTGAGAGATCCAAAG GCTCCGGGAGCAGACCCCCAACCCCCAAAAGCAGCCCTCAGAAGACCAGGAAGAGCCCTCAGGTGACCAGGGGTAGCCCTCAGAAGACCAGCTGCAGCCCTCAGAAGACCAGACAGAGCCCTCAGACGCTGAAGCGGAGCCGAGTGACCACCTCACTTGAAGCTTTGCCCACAGGGACAGTGCTGACAGACAAGAGTGGGCAACAGTGGGAGCTGAAGTCCCTCCAGACCAGGGACAACCAGGGCATTCTCTATGAAG CTGCACCCACCTCCGCCCTCACCTGTGACTCAGGACCACAGAAGCAAAAGTTCTCGCTCAAACTG GATGCCAAGGATGGGCGCTTGTTCAATGAGCAGAACTTCTTCCAGCGGGCCGCCAAGCCTCTGCAAG TCAACAAGTGGAAGAAGCTGTACTCGACCCCACTGCTGGCCATCCCTACCTGCATGGGTTTCGGTGTTCACCAGGACAAATACAG GTTCTTGGTGTTACCCAGCCTGGGGAGGAGCCTTCAGTCGGCCCTGGATGTCAGCCCAAAGCATGTGCTGTCAGAGAGGTCTGTGCTGCAGGTGGCCTGCCGGCTG CTGGATGCCCTGGAGTTCCTCCATGAGAATGAGTATGTTCATGGAAATGTGACAGCTGAAAATATCTTTGTGGATCCAGAGGACCGGAGTCAG GTGACTTTGGCAGGCTATGGCTTCGCCTTCCGCTATTGCCCAAGTGGCAAACACGTGGCCTACGTGGAAGGCAGCAGGAGCCCTCATGAGGGGGACCTTGAGTTCATTAGCATGGACCTGCACAAGGGATGCG GGCCCTCCCGCCGCAGCGACCTCCAGAGCCTGGGCTACTGCATGCTGAAGTGGCTCTACGGGTTTCTGCCATGGACAAATTGCCTTCCCAACACTGAGGACATCATGAAGCAAAAACAGAA GTTTGTTGATAAGCCGGGGCCCTTTGTGGGACCCTGCGGTCACTGGATCAGGCCCTCAG AGACCCTGCAGAAGTACCTGAAGGTGGTGATGGCCCTCACGTATGAGGAGAAGCCGCCCTACGCCATGCTGAGGAACACCCTAGAAGCTTTGCTGCAGGATCTGCGTGTGTCTCCATATGACCCCATTGGCCTCCCGATGGTGCCCTAG
- the VRK3 gene encoding inactive serine/threonine-protein kinase VRK3 isoform X2 produces the protein MISFCPDCGKSIQAAFKFCPYCGNSLPVEEHVGSQTFVSPHVSSFQGSKRGLNSSFEISPKKVKWSSTVTSPRLSLFSDGDSSESEDPLSSSERSKGSGSRPPTPKSSPQKTRKSPQVTRGSPQKTSCSPQKTRQSPQTLKRSRVTTSLEALPTGTVLTDKSGQQWELKSLQTRDNQGILYEAAPTSALTCDSGPQKQKFSLKLDAKDGRLFNEQNFFQRAAKPLQVNKWKKLYSTPLLAIPTCMGFGVHQDKYRFLVLPSLGRSLQSALDVSPKHVLSERSVLQVACRLLDALEFLHENEYVHGNVTAENIFVDPEDRSQVTLAGYGFAFRYCPSGKHVAYVEGSRSPHEGDLEFISMDLHKGCGPSRRSDLQSLGYCMLKWLYGFLPWTNCLPNTEDIMKQKQNLGDKARLRLGLVAQVIWEAAGHLRLKCRSEV, from the exons ATGATCTCCTTCTGTCCAGACTGTGGCAAAAGTATCCAAGCAGCATTCAAATTCTGCCCCTACTGTGGAAATTCTTTGCCTGTAGAGGAGCATGTAGGGTCCCAGACCTTTGTCAGTCCACATGTGTCATCCTTCCAAG GCTCAAAGAGAGGGCTGAACTCCAGTTTTGAAATCTCTCCTAAGAAAGTGAAATGGTCCAGCACCGTCACCTCTCCCCGATTATCCCTCTTCTCAGATGGTGACAGTTCTGAGTCTGAAGATCCTCTGAGTTCCTCTGAGAGATCCAAAG GCTCCGGGAGCAGACCCCCAACCCCCAAAAGCAGCCCTCAGAAGACCAGGAAGAGCCCTCAGGTGACCAGGGGTAGCCCTCAGAAGACCAGCTGCAGCCCTCAGAAGACCAGACAGAGCCCTCAGACGCTGAAGCGGAGCCGAGTGACCACCTCACTTGAAGCTTTGCCCACAGGGACAGTGCTGACAGACAAGAGTGGGCAACAGTGGGAGCTGAAGTCCCTCCAGACCAGGGACAACCAGGGCATTCTCTATGAAG CTGCACCCACCTCCGCCCTCACCTGTGACTCAGGACCACAGAAGCAAAAGTTCTCGCTCAAACTG GATGCCAAGGATGGGCGCTTGTTCAATGAGCAGAACTTCTTCCAGCGGGCCGCCAAGCCTCTGCAAG TCAACAAGTGGAAGAAGCTGTACTCGACCCCACTGCTGGCCATCCCTACCTGCATGGGTTTCGGTGTTCACCAGGACAAATACAG GTTCTTGGTGTTACCCAGCCTGGGGAGGAGCCTTCAGTCGGCCCTGGATGTCAGCCCAAAGCATGTGCTGTCAGAGAGGTCTGTGCTGCAGGTGGCCTGCCGGCTG CTGGATGCCCTGGAGTTCCTCCATGAGAATGAGTATGTTCATGGAAATGTGACAGCTGAAAATATCTTTGTGGATCCAGAGGACCGGAGTCAG GTGACTTTGGCAGGCTATGGCTTCGCCTTCCGCTATTGCCCAAGTGGCAAACACGTGGCCTACGTGGAAGGCAGCAGGAGCCCTCATGAGGGGGACCTTGAGTTCATTAGCATGGACCTGCACAAGGGATGCG GGCCCTCCCGCCGCAGCGACCTCCAGAGCCTGGGCTACTGCATGCTGAAGTGGCTCTACGGGTTTCTGCCATGGACAAATTGCCTTCCCAACACTGAGGACATCATGAAGCAAAAACAGAA cttgggtgacaaagcaagactccgtcttggacTTGTTGCCCAAGTCATCTGGGAGGCAGCTGGCCATCTACGTCTGAAGTGCAGGAGTGAAGTCTAA